The Hevea brasiliensis isolate MT/VB/25A 57/8 chromosome 1, ASM3005281v1, whole genome shotgun sequence genome has a window encoding:
- the LOC110659954 gene encoding protein BIC2-like, translating to MEGTHLISSNNNEPPNKSSCRNILSSSAKTNVVSSSSTENSPIRLQNLSEPADDYEEELQAQTFSQPSSSSSLSFSSATSPTQHEKEKKSGRERLKRHREEVAGQVKIPDTWSQENFLMEWIDYSSFDKLLAPNGIASAREALMADGR from the coding sequence ATGGAGGGCACCCATCTGATCTCATCCAACAATAATGAACCCCCCAACAAATCCAGTTGCCGGAATATTCTTTCATCCTCGGCAAAAACAAACGTGGTTTCTAGTTCTTCCACTGAGAATTCACCCATCAGGTTACAAAACTTGAGTGAACCTGCAGATGATTATGAAGAAGAATTGCAAGCTCAAACCTTCTCTCAACCTAGCtcatcatcatcattatcatTTTCATCAGCGACTAGTCCTACACAACATGAAAAGGAGAAGAAGAGTGGAAGAGAAAGATTAAAGAGGCATCGAGAAGAGGTGGCTGGACAGGTAAAGATACCAGACACTTGGAGTCAAGAGAATTTTCTTATGGAATGGATTGATTATTCTTCTTTTGATAAGCTTTTAGCTCCTAATGGAATTGCATCGGCTCGTGAAGCATTAATGGCTGATGGACGTTGA
- the LOC110659955 gene encoding protein BIC1, translated as MGSPQQISAFSLETNNSSVVNLAPSDRVNEACDSGRERLKKHREEVAGQVVITDTWGHEDFLKDWIDCSSFDKLLAPDGIASARQSLAAEGQKKSTSQRLRIGITGKKGPLGYDQFAVNKMDQSA; from the exons ATGGGATCACCCCAACAGATTTCTGCATTTTCCTTAGAAACAAACAACTCATCAGTAGTTAATTTGGCTCCTAGCGATCGTGTTAATGAAGCCTGTGATTCTGGACGTGAAAGATTAAAGAAGCATCGAGAAGAGGTGGCTGGTCAAGTTGTGATTACAGATACTTGGGGTCATGAAGATTTTCTTAAGGATTGGATTGATTGTTCTTCCTTCGACAAGTTATTAGCCCCTGATGGAATTGCATCAGCTCGTCAATCACTTGCTGCTGAGGGTCAAAAAAAATCAACTTCTCAACGTTTAAGGATAGGAA TTACAGGGAAAAAAGGTCCTCTGGGTTATGATCAATTTGCAGTAAATAAGATGGATCAAAGTGCTTAA
- the LOC110659888 gene encoding ABSCISIC ACID-INSENSITIVE 5-like protein 2: MPVPGSVVQGFPQTSMLFGHGGRKRIIEGSEEDLRRKERKKIRNRASAARSREKKMERTKFLEEKVEELREENAQMERLVKLIITGSSSLKFIFRENERSKCIKK, from the exons ATGCCAGTGCCTGGTTCGGTTGTGCAAGGGTTCCCACAGACCAGTATGCTTTTTGGTCATGGAGGGAGAAAAAGAATCATTGAAGGCTCTGAAGAAGATCTAAGAAGAAAGGAGAGGAAAAAGATTAGAAATAGAGCATCTGCTGCTAGATCTCGAGAGAAGAAAATG gagAGGACAAAATTTCTGGAAGAAAAAGTAGAAGAACTAAGAGAAGAGAATGCCCAGATGGAGCGATTAGTCAAATTAATTATTACTGGTAGTTCAtcacttaaatttatttttagagaaAATGAGCGCTCTAAGTGTATTAAAAAATAG